The following is a genomic window from Aquipuribacter hungaricus.
CCGCCTCCAGCTGCGGCTGGGTGCAGAAGAGCGCCCCGCCCAGCCGGGCACCCGCGATGTCCGCCCCGCGGAGGTCGGCGCCGAGCAGGTCCGCCCGGCGCAGGTCGGCGCCGGAGAGCCGGGCCCCCATGAGCCACGCGCCGCGCAGGTCCGCGCCCCGCAGGTCGGTCCCCCGCAGGTCCGCCCCCAGCAGGTCA
Proteins encoded in this region:
- a CDS encoding pentapeptide repeat-containing protein — protein: DLLGADLRGTDLRGADLRGAWLMGARLSGADLRRADLLGADLRGADIAGARLGGALFCTQPQLEAAGGDGATELPEGLVRPARWLRAGPRAGA